In Paenibacillus segetis, a single window of DNA contains:
- a CDS encoding MFS transporter, which yields MGKADKKICREEAGTGNIVGIDKRIPFGEKFSLASLTGVTTFYITMIGTWLLFYYTDIMKINAAYVGGMFVVIRILDAVVTPVFGIYLDRQNTRWGKYKPWVILILMGLAFFGFFTFIPVNFGEVGNIIYVTVTYSIFSLFMSLNQGPGLGLTTATTKVQEDRMNISIWSFAILLIASITVNVGTLPIINALGSGNQAVGFRTFMMIAMIITIIYTLVVMRVSKERFVVTKENTGKMDIKTSLGLFLKNKYAVIAVVYSFTINLSSAIRSGVGIYYYKYYFNDENMMITMGLIQLLPLIIGVALSSIMTKKLGLKKIMLVSVIFSMVTGTLMFFVPPTATGKIMFYILNVIGGTVTGIASPVQGTMTPLAADYGEYKFNMSSGGFIGSLSGFAQTLSTAVAGGFTAITLSAVHYVPNVPQTATALWGIKVLMSIIPAVITLLGLILIKWDMTDDKHKAIINEINQRRSEKSA from the coding sequence ATGGGGAAAGCTGATAAAAAAATATGTAGGGAAGAAGCAGGTACAGGGAATATAGTGGGGATTGATAAAAGGATACCTTTTGGGGAAAAATTTTCTCTTGCATCATTAACAGGAGTAACAACATTTTATATTACTATGATAGGCACTTGGTTATTATTTTATTATACGGATATCATGAAGATAAATGCAGCATACGTAGGGGGAATGTTTGTTGTAATCAGAATTTTGGATGCCGTAGTAACACCTGTTTTTGGTATATATCTTGATAGACAAAATACCCGATGGGGTAAGTATAAACCATGGGTTATACTTATATTGATGGGGTTGGCCTTTTTTGGATTTTTTACCTTTATACCGGTTAATTTCGGAGAAGTAGGCAATATCATATATGTTACAGTGACATATTCCATTTTTAGCCTCTTTATGTCCTTGAACCAGGGGCCAGGGCTCGGTCTGACAACAGCAACAACAAAAGTTCAGGAAGACAGAATGAATATTTCAATTTGGAGTTTTGCAATATTGTTGATTGCTTCGATAACTGTAAATGTGGGAACGCTTCCAATAATTAATGCATTGGGAAGTGGAAACCAGGCAGTAGGGTTTAGAACGTTTATGATGATTGCAATGATAATTACTATTATTTATACGCTAGTAGTCATGCGTGTTTCAAAAGAAAGATTTGTAGTTACTAAAGAAAACACAGGTAAGATGGATATTAAAACGTCATTAGGATTATTTTTAAAAAATAAATATGCAGTTATTGCAGTGGTATATTCTTTTACAATAAATCTGAGTTCTGCTATTCGCTCAGGAGTTGGTATTTATTATTATAAATACTACTTTAATGATGAAAATATGATGATCACAATGGGGCTTATACAGCTACTTCCTTTGATTATTGGAGTAGCCTTAAGCTCAATTATGACAAAAAAATTAGGGCTCAAAAAGATAATGCTCGTTTCGGTAATTTTTAGTATGGTGACAGGCACTTTAATGTTCTTTGTACCCCCAACTGCGACTGGAAAAATAATGTTTTATATACTTAATGTTATCGGCGGGACTGTGACTGGGATAGCATCACCGGTACAAGGAACAATGACGCCACTTGCAGCAGATTATGGCGAATATAAATTTAATATGAGTAGTGGAGGCTTTATTGGTTCATTAAGTGGTTTCGCACAGACATTAAGCACTGCTGTTGCAGGAGGTTTTACAGCTATTACATTGTCTGCGGTTCATTATGTACCAAATGTTCCCCAGACAGCGACAGCATTGTGGGGGATTAAAGTTTTGATGAGTATCATACCAGCAGTTATCACCCTATTGGGTCTTATTTTGATCAAATGGGATATGACGGATGATAAACATAAAGCAATAATTAACGAAATAAATCAACGAAGAAGTGAAAAATCAGCATAA
- a CDS encoding sigma factor-like helix-turn-helix DNA-binding protein has protein sequence MTKIMQFRKDSAVTRSFVYSEPVEITSERYKYYSARIVPLDEKSLYSVSVNINFSSSIQVEEHSFLTQIIDELNLSNIEKKVLRMKYCKDLTDKEIAISLGVTRQAISKVKAHTLSKIKDKLLLYL, from the coding sequence ATGACGAAAATAATGCAATTCAGAAAGGATTCAGCAGTTACGCGAAGCTTTGTTTACAGCGAGCCAGTAGAGATTACTTCAGAAAGGTACAAATATTATTCTGCACGAATTGTACCGCTTGATGAGAAATCTCTTTATAGCGTCAGTGTTAATATAAACTTTTCATCTTCCATTCAAGTAGAAGAGCATTCATTCTTAACTCAAATTATTGACGAGCTAAACCTAAGCAATATCGAAAAAAAAGTTTTACGTATGAAGTATTGCAAAGACCTAACTGATAAAGAAATAGCTATTAGTTTAGGAGTAACAAGACAAGCGATCAGTAAAGTTAAGGCACACACATTATCTAAGATAAAAGATAAACTTTTATTGTATTTGTAA
- a CDS encoding helix-turn-helix domain-containing protein — MDEFIDLIELAQNGNQNAEAELVLQYQPLINKYSMKNGHLDEDCKQHLTLEFILALRRFDLSRYLKKT, encoded by the coding sequence ATGGATGAATTTATTGACTTAATTGAGCTAGCGCAAAATGGCAATCAAAATGCCGAAGCTGAGCTAGTCTTACAATATCAACCATTAATTAATAAGTACTCAATGAAAAATGGGCATTTAGATGAGGATTGTAAACAACACTTAACTCTTGAGTTCATTTTGGCGCTTCGACGTTTTGATCTTAGTCGATACCTAAAAAAAACATAA
- a CDS encoding helix-turn-helix domain-containing protein — protein sequence MHTDLQFAELKSILKFMYQDYPDVVNIDQLCLMLGDISKKTAYKLLQAGRIGHFRIGKIYKIPKIHIIEYLAISIGNKKTSNFNALLH from the coding sequence ATGCATACTGATTTACAGTTTGCTGAACTAAAATCAATTCTAAAATTTATGTATCAGGATTATCCTGATGTAGTTAATATTGATCAGCTATGTCTCATGCTCGGAGATATCAGTAAAAAAACTGCCTATAAACTTCTACAGGCTGGTCGTATAGGACACTTTAGAATAGGAAAAATATACAAGATACCTAAAATCCATATCATTGAATACCTCGCAATCAGTATAGGTAATAAAAAGACCTCAAACTTTAACGCTTTACTGCATTGA